From the genome of Candidatus Electrothrix communis, one region includes:
- a CDS encoding restriction endonuclease subunit S: MRVPEGFKQTEVGVIPDDWEVETISEIASVKTGPFGSLLHEKDYVSSGTPIITVEHLGEHGITSENTPNVSDSDKSRLKEYILRKHDIVFSRVGSIDRSALVGDYETGWLFSGRLLRVRAITRRAKPTYLNYHFKSESFRKKIYSVAVGQTMASLNTEILKRVKVPLPTPAEQTAIATALNDMDTLIEGVEKLLEKKRRIKQGAMQELLRPKDGWVAKELGSTATLKARIGWQGLTTSEYKKTGEYYLITGTEFKNGFINWDKCHYVEHDRYKQDKNIQVKKHDVLVTKDGTIGKVALIKSVPKPATLNSGVFVIRPVNNSFHPEFFYYILLSDVFLEFLRQLSAGSTINHLYQKDFVSFKFFTPTIIEEQKKIAAVLSDMDTEIEQLETQLTKYRQLKTGMMQELLTGKKRLV; the protein is encoded by the coding sequence ATGAGGGTGCCGGAGGGGTTTAAGCAGACAGAGGTCGGGGTGATTCCTGATGATTGGGAGGTTGAAACCATTTCAGAAATTGCCAGCGTTAAAACTGGCCCTTTTGGTTCTTTGCTACATGAAAAGGATTATGTGAGTTCAGGAACTCCAATTATTACGGTTGAACATCTTGGAGAGCATGGAATTACAAGTGAAAATACTCCGAATGTTTCTGATTCAGACAAGTCGAGACTGAAGGAATACATACTCCGTAAACATGACATCGTGTTCAGTCGCGTCGGCTCTATAGACCGAAGTGCCTTAGTCGGCGACTATGAGACGGGGTGGCTTTTTTCGGGAAGGTTGCTTCGGGTAAGAGCAATTACACGGCGTGCCAAGCCAACATATTTGAATTATCATTTCAAATCGGAGTCATTCAGAAAAAAAATTTATAGTGTCGCCGTTGGGCAGACAATGGCTTCTCTCAATACAGAAATTCTCAAGAGAGTCAAGGTTCCATTGCCTACACCTGCCGAACAAACCGCCATTGCCACCGCCCTGAATGACATGGATACCCTGATTGAGGGCGTGGAAAAGCTGCTGGAGAAGAAACGCCGCATCAAGCAGGGGGCTATGCAGGAGTTGCTAAGGCCGAAAGACGGGTGGGTAGCAAAGGAATTAGGCAGCACAGCTACATTAAAAGCAAGAATAGGCTGGCAAGGTTTAACAACATCAGAATACAAGAAAACAGGTGAATATTACTTAATTACCGGGACTGAATTCAAGAATGGCTTTATAAACTGGGATAAATGCCATTATGTTGAACATGACAGATATAAACAGGATAAGAATATACAGGTCAAAAAACACGATGTACTCGTTACCAAGGACGGAACTATTGGAAAAGTCGCCTTGATAAAATCGGTTCCCAAGCCAGCAACTCTAAACAGCGGGGTGTTTGTAATCAGACCTGTTAATAACTCTTTCCATCCTGAATTTTTCTATTATATTTTATTGTCAGACGTTTTTCTCGAATTTCTTCGTCAATTGAGTGCGGGTTCTACCATCAATCATTTATACCAGAAAGACTTTGTAAGTTTTAAGTTTTTTACACCAACAATCATTGAAGAACAAAAGAAAATCGCCGCCGTCCTCTCCGACATGGACACCGAAATAGAACAACTTGAAACCCAACTCACCAAATACCGACAACTCAAAACCGGCATGATGCAGGAACTTTTAACCGGCAAAAAGAGGCTTGTATGA
- a CDS encoding HsdR family type I site-specific deoxyribonuclease, which produces MNTIGQPERATQNRVVKLFQDKLLYRYLGNWHDREDNSNIEPALLTAFLQQNYSDNLITKALHQLNQAASSQSLYEANKAIYSLLRYGVTVQPETGHQKETVHLIDWRNPLKNDFALAEEVSITGAHDKRPDLVLYVNGIALAVLELKRSTVSVTEGIRQNLDNQKAEFIGPFFTTVQFALAGNDSEGLVYGAIDTKENYYLHWKEVCEELNPEDRHLLRLTQPLRELAADTDNRLDKNIIELLNKERFLELIHDFIVFDRGVKKMPRPNQYFGVKAAQEQVRQRQGGIIWHTQGSGKSLTMVWLTKWILENTPSARVLIITDRTELDEQIEKVYNGVEETIHRTKSGADLLNQLNIPSPRLLCSLVHKFGRKEEVSAKDVDSYINDLKKGLPSDFSPKGDLYVFVDECHRTQSDKLHQGMKAILPDALFIGFTGTPLLKKDKRSSLEVFGPYIHTYTFDEAVKDKVVLDLRYEARDVEQKLGSRKNIDAWFDSKTKGLNDLAKAELKKRWGTLEKVFSSKSRLEKIVLDIMLDMERKERLHNGRGNALLVADSVYNACRYYELFQNAGFSRCAIITSYVPSVADIKGETTGEGKTEEQRKYDIYTKMLAGKDVKTFERDIKKQFIEEPARMKLLIVVDKLLTGFDAPPATYLYIDKNMQDHGLFQAVCRVNRLHGEDKEYGFIVDYKDLFQSLNKSVTDYTSGAFAEYDNDDVAGLLQDRLKKGRERLDDALETVRALLEPVEPPKGQLQMQHYFVGNSEDFKAIKETEPRRVALYKAVVGLIRAYANLANEMPEAGYSPAETEAIKAEVKQHECLRKEIQLASGDYIELKRYEPAMRHLIDNYIGAEESRLLAGFDDLGLVELMVEQGEKAFDKLPPNVRKNKEAMAEVIENNLRKVIIEEHPTNPKYYEKMSVLLDELIKSRKKKTAEYKKYLQQQLELARQVLQPGGSYPNPINTPAKRALYDSVGSNKDLALDLDREIFATRRDGWRNNTMKTREVRNAIQDVLKNFEAAEPEADYLVNIAKNQQEY; this is translated from the coding sequence ATGAACACTATCGGTCAACCGGAACGAGCAACGCAGAACAGAGTCGTCAAACTCTTTCAGGACAAACTGCTCTACCGCTACCTCGGAAACTGGCATGACCGAGAAGACAACAGCAACATCGAACCCGCCCTGCTCACCGCCTTCCTGCAACAAAATTACAGCGACAACCTGATCACCAAGGCCCTGCACCAACTGAACCAAGCAGCCAGTAGCCAAAGCCTTTATGAAGCCAACAAGGCCATATACAGCCTGCTACGCTACGGCGTAACCGTGCAGCCGGAAACCGGCCACCAGAAAGAGACTGTCCATCTGATTGACTGGCGCAATCCCCTGAAGAATGACTTTGCCCTTGCCGAAGAGGTCAGCATCACAGGTGCTCATGATAAACGGCCTGATCTTGTCCTGTACGTCAACGGCATTGCCTTGGCTGTGCTGGAACTCAAACGAAGCACGGTTTCTGTTACCGAAGGCATCCGCCAGAATCTCGACAATCAGAAGGCCGAGTTTATCGGGCCGTTTTTTACCACAGTGCAGTTTGCCCTGGCCGGTAACGACAGCGAAGGTTTGGTTTATGGGGCCATTGATACCAAGGAAAATTATTACCTACACTGGAAAGAGGTTTGCGAAGAGCTGAACCCGGAAGACCGGCACCTGCTGCGGCTCACCCAACCTCTCCGGGAACTGGCTGCTGATACTGACAACCGCCTGGACAAAAACATCATTGAACTGCTCAACAAAGAGCGTTTCCTTGAACTGATCCATGATTTTATTGTCTTTGATCGGGGCGTTAAAAAAATGCCCCGACCGAATCAATATTTCGGGGTAAAAGCAGCACAGGAACAGGTGCGCCAGCGGCAAGGCGGTATTATCTGGCATACACAGGGCAGCGGCAAATCCTTGACAATGGTCTGGTTGACCAAGTGGATTCTGGAGAATACCCCATCAGCCAGAGTGCTGATTATCACCGACCGTACCGAACTGGATGAACAGATTGAAAAGGTCTATAACGGAGTTGAAGAGACGATCCACCGCACCAAAAGCGGCGCGGATTTACTGAACCAGCTCAACATCCCTTCCCCCCGCCTGCTCTGCTCATTGGTGCATAAGTTTGGCCGTAAAGAAGAAGTCAGCGCAAAGGACGTGGATTCCTACATCAACGACCTGAAAAAAGGTCTGCCCTCTGACTTCAGCCCCAAAGGAGACCTGTATGTCTTTGTCGATGAGTGCCACCGCACCCAAAGCGACAAGCTCCACCAAGGCATGAAAGCCATTCTGCCCGATGCCCTCTTTATCGGCTTTACCGGTACGCCGCTGTTAAAAAAGGACAAGCGAAGCAGTCTTGAGGTCTTTGGCCCCTATATCCACACCTATACATTTGATGAGGCGGTCAAAGATAAGGTGGTGCTTGATCTGCGCTATGAGGCGCGGGACGTTGAACAGAAATTAGGTTCCCGCAAAAATATAGATGCCTGGTTTGACAGCAAGACAAAAGGGCTGAACGATCTTGCCAAGGCAGAGTTGAAAAAACGCTGGGGTACCCTGGAAAAGGTCTTCAGTTCAAAGTCCCGGCTGGAAAAAATCGTGCTGGACATCATGCTGGATATGGAGCGCAAGGAGCGGCTGCACAACGGCAGAGGCAATGCCCTCCTCGTTGCGGACAGCGTGTACAACGCCTGCCGCTATTATGAACTGTTCCAGAATGCCGGGTTCAGCCGATGCGCCATTATTACCTCGTATGTTCCCTCTGTGGCGGACATCAAAGGCGAGACAACAGGGGAAGGAAAGACAGAAGAGCAGCGCAAGTATGATATTTATACAAAGATGCTGGCCGGGAAGGATGTAAAGACCTTTGAGCGTGACATAAAAAAGCAGTTTATTGAAGAACCGGCCCGGATGAAACTGCTCATTGTGGTGGACAAATTACTGACCGGCTTTGATGCTCCCCCAGCCACCTATCTCTATATTGATAAAAACATGCAGGATCACGGCCTGTTTCAGGCTGTCTGCCGGGTCAATCGTCTGCACGGTGAGGATAAAGAGTACGGCTTTATTGTGGATTATAAAGACCTATTCCAAAGCCTGAACAAATCGGTCACTGACTACACATCCGGGGCCTTTGCCGAATACGATAATGATGATGTTGCGGGCCTGCTGCAAGATCGTCTAAAAAAAGGCCGGGAGCGTCTGGACGATGCGCTGGAGACGGTACGGGCCTTACTGGAGCCGGTGGAACCGCCCAAGGGCCAGCTTCAAATGCAGCATTATTTTGTCGGAAACTCGGAAGATTTCAAGGCAATAAAGGAGACAGAACCGAGACGGGTAGCTCTGTACAAGGCGGTGGTCGGGTTGATCCGGGCCTATGCCAATCTTGCCAACGAGATGCCGGAAGCCGGATACAGCCCTGCTGAGACAGAAGCTATTAAGGCGGAAGTAAAACAACATGAGTGTCTCCGTAAGGAAATCCAACTTGCCAGCGGTGACTATATCGAATTAAAACGGTACGAACCGGCTATGCGGCATCTGATTGATAATTACATCGGAGCGGAAGAAAGCCGCCTGCTTGCCGGGTTTGATGACTTGGGACTGGTTGAACTGATGGTTGAACAAGGCGAAAAAGCCTTTGACAAGCTGCCGCCTAATGTCCGCAAAAACAAAGAGGCAATGGCAGAAGTCATTGAAAACAATCTGCGTAAGGTCATTATTGAGGAACACCCGACCAACCCGAAATATTATGAAAAAATGAGCGTGCTGCTTGACGAACTTATCAAGAGCAGAAAGAAAAAAACCGCAGAATATAAAAAGTACCTGCAACAGCAGCTCGAACTTGCACGACAGGTTTTACAACCGGGTGGTTCATACCCCAACCCAATCAACACACCGGCAAAACGGGCCTTGTATGACTCTGTGGGGAGCAATAAAGACTTGGCCCTTGATCTTGACCGGGAGATTTTCGCCACCCGCAGAGACGGCTGGCGGAACAACACTATGAAAACCAGAGAAGTACGCAATGCCATTCAGGACGTGCTGAAAAACTTCGAGGCAGCAGAGCCGGAAGCGGATTATCTTGTTAACATTGCCAAGAACCAGCAGGAATACTGA
- a CDS encoding SprT family zinc-dependent metalloprotease, producing MEQITISGITVDVVRKDIKNMHLAVYPPAGRVRLAVPLRTNADTVRLFAVEKLGWIKRHQRNFANQERLGPREYRERESHYFQGRRYLLRIRDTDGAGFVDLKGKTYVDLYVKPDAGFEYRRNVIKEWHRRELKKVVAELAERWTQKIGVQVAFWGVKQMKTKWGSCNIEAKRIWLNLELAKKPLPCLEYVLVHELVHLLERYHNDRFHALMSHYLPQWKQLRNELNKLPVSHADWTY from the coding sequence ATGGAACAGATAACCATAAGCGGCATAACCGTTGATGTGGTGCGCAAGGACATTAAAAACATGCACCTTGCTGTCTATCCACCCGCAGGCCGGGTACGCCTTGCTGTTCCTCTGCGGACAAATGCTGATACTGTCCGCCTCTTTGCTGTGGAAAAACTGGGCTGGATCAAAAGGCACCAGCGCAACTTTGCCAATCAGGAACGCCTCGGCCCCAGAGAATACAGGGAGCGTGAAAGCCATTACTTCCAGGGGCGGCGGTATCTACTGCGAATCAGAGACACAGACGGCGCAGGTTTTGTTGACCTGAAGGGAAAAACCTATGTAGACCTGTACGTCAAGCCTGATGCCGGGTTTGAATACCGGCGAAACGTCATTAAGGAATGGCACCGCAGAGAGCTAAAAAAGGTCGTTGCAGAGCTGGCAGAGCGTTGGACACAAAAAATAGGTGTTCAGGTTGCCTTCTGGGGTGTTAAGCAAATGAAAACGAAATGGGGTTCCTGCAATATTGAGGCAAAAAGGATCTGGTTAAATCTTGAACTCGCAAAAAAGCCGCTTCCCTGTTTGGAATATGTTCTTGTCCATGAACTAGTGCATCTTCTGGAGCGATATCATAACGACCGTTTTCATGCCCTCATGAGTCATTACCTACCCCAATGGAAACAGCTGCGGAATGAGTTGAACAAACTCCCGGTCAGTCATGCGGATTGGACGTATTAG